GGAACAATCCTTCTCGTGAGGGCGGGGAATTGCTTGGACAGACCCCTAGCCAAGCTCACCGGTGGATCTTTCGGGCCCAAGGGAAATCTCTGCCTTCTGCGATACAATGCGGGCTTGGCCATGTCACTGAGACTCTTCCTCTTACGTCATGGGGAAACGGCCTGGAACCGGGAACGCCGGCACCAGGGCCGCACTGATACCCCTCTGTCGGAGATCGGACTGACCCAGGCGGAAGCCGCCGCCCGGGAGCTCAAGGAGCATCCGATCAAGGCCGTCTACGCGAGCCCGCTCCGGCGAGCGCGGGATACCGCCGCGGTGATCGCGGCCTCGCACGGCCTCGAGGTCGAGACGGATGAGGCCTTCCAGGAGCTTCACTTCGGTCGCTGGGAAGGGCTGACGCTGGACGAGTCGCGCGCCCGCGACGGAGAGCTCTTCGAGGCATGGCTCAAGACGCCGCACCTCGTGGCGCCGCCCGAGGGCGAGAGCCTGGCGTGCGCGCGAGAGCGAGTGCTCGAAGGGCTCGCGCGGCTCCGGGCCGGACACGAGGAGGAGACGGTGTGTCTCGTGACTCACGGCGTTCCCGTGCGCAT
This is a stretch of genomic DNA from Candidatus Methylomirabilota bacterium. It encodes these proteins:
- a CDS encoding histidine phosphatase family protein, which gives rise to MSLRLFLLRHGETAWNRERRHQGRTDTPLSEIGLTQAEAAARELKEHPIKAVYASPLRRARDTAAVIAASHGLEVETDEAFQELHFGRWEGLTLDESRARDGELFEAWLKTPHLVAPPEGESLACARERVLEGLARLRAGHEEETVCLVTHGVPVRILILEALGLGLDRIWSLHSAPTGISELEFRADWAALHRMNTLVHLDAVAVSR